ACGAATGTAGCTAGAGGAGAGTATATGAAGAGAAATGAAACGTTGATGGGCGCCTTGGCCGCAGGTTTAATAACAATCGGCTTCCCGGGCCACGTGGTCAAGGCGCAGGGAGCACCGCGTCAAGTGGAAGTTACCGCCAAGCGTTTTGCGTATGCTCCGGGTGAGATCACTCTAAAAAAGGGACAGCCCGTTGTACTAATCATCAAGAGCGAAGATGTAGCTCATGGCCTCCGCTTTCGTGAACTTAACCTGAATGCTAAGGTCGACAAAGGTGGA
The nucleotide sequence above comes from Tunturibacter empetritectus. Encoded proteins:
- a CDS encoding cupredoxin domain-containing protein, giving the protein MKRNETLMGALAAGLITIGFPGHVVKAQGAPRQVEVTAKRFAYAPGEITLKKGQPVVLIIKSEDVAHGLRFRELNLNAKVDKGGSAQLSFIPDKTGDFVGHCSVFCGSGHGAMSLTLHVVE